In Candidatus Brocadia sp., the following proteins share a genomic window:
- the selD gene encoding selenide, water dikinase SelD, whose product MAYVVKHLPDYPNDRVLVGPKTFADAGIYKINEDLALVETLDFFTPVVNNPYDYGQIAAANALSDVYAMGGKPLTAMNILCYPLKFLDKNILVEILKGGADKVNEAGATVIGGHTLQDNEIKYGLSVTGTIHPDRVVTNAGARAGDVLVLTKPLGTGLIISAIKANKVFEEDINLVTRSMCQLNKTASETMLEVGVSACTDITGFGLMGHAYEMAEASKVTLSFFAERIPVFEGCERYVKMGLVPGVSKLSKKYLKDAITIDSTVPEALIDILFDAQTSGGLLISLQKEKAEALCTKLRERGTMTANIVGEVGERKNVSIIVTP is encoded by the coding sequence ATGGCGTACGTAGTCAAACATTTACCCGATTACCCAAATGATCGTGTACTGGTTGGCCCAAAGACCTTTGCCGATGCCGGCATTTATAAGATTAACGAAGATCTGGCGCTGGTAGAGACCCTGGATTTTTTTACGCCGGTGGTAAACAATCCGTATGATTATGGACAGATTGCCGCTGCCAATGCCTTAAGTGACGTTTATGCCATGGGTGGCAAACCCCTTACAGCCATGAATATACTCTGTTATCCCTTAAAATTTCTGGATAAAAATATTTTGGTGGAAATACTCAAGGGGGGCGCAGACAAGGTCAATGAGGCAGGTGCAACGGTTATTGGCGGCCACACCCTGCAGGATAATGAGATCAAATATGGATTATCCGTTACAGGAACCATTCACCCCGATAGGGTCGTCACCAATGCAGGCGCCAGGGCAGGTGATGTGCTGGTATTGACAAAGCCTCTCGGTACAGGGTTGATCATCTCGGCGATCAAGGCCAACAAGGTTTTTGAGGAAGATATAAACCTTGTTACCAGGAGCATGTGCCAGTTAAACAAAACAGCGTCAGAAACGATGCTGGAGGTAGGAGTCAGCGCCTGTACGGATATCACCGGATTTGGCCTTATGGGTCACGCATATGAGATGGCAGAGGCCAGCAAGGTAACACTGTCCTTCTTCGCCGAACGCATACCGGTGTTTGAAGGCTGCGAACGCTATGTCAAGATGGGATTGGTACCGGGGGTATCAAAGCTCAGTAAAAAATATCTGAAGGATGCCATTACCATCGATTCCACAGTGCCGGAAGCGTTGATTGACATTCTATTCGATGCACAGACCTCCGGCGGTCTGCTTATTTCGCTTCAAAAAGAAAAAGCGGAGGCGCTCTGTACAAAGCTTCGGGAAAGAGGCACCATGACCGCGAATATCGTTGGCGAGGTAGGTGAAAGGAAGAACGTGTCTATCATCGTTACACCATGA
- a CDS encoding protein-L-isoaspartate(D-aspartate) O-methyltransferase: MYVVFITLFTVIVISCAARFIPGKNLIFALGGMDSVVDEDTFTRQRKRMVEEQIAYREVKDKRVLEAMATVPRHLFIPEENRSYSYYDQPVPIGFGQTISQPYIVAFMTELLQAGSNDVVLEVGTGSGYQAAILSRLVKQVYTIEIIEDLGKEAQKRLKLLGYTNVEVMIGDGYKGWAEHAPFDAIIVTAAAEHIPQPLIDQLKPGGRMIIPVGGVYAVQDLMLITKDVSSKVIKESIIPVRFVPLLREK; this comes from the coding sequence ATGTATGTCGTGTTTATTACTCTATTCACAGTTATTGTAATTTCTTGTGCCGCCCGTTTCATACCGGGCAAAAACTTGATCTTTGCCCTGGGCGGCATGGACTCCGTCGTGGATGAAGACACATTTACACGACAGCGGAAGCGCATGGTAGAAGAACAAATTGCATACCGAGAGGTAAAAGATAAAAGGGTGTTAGAAGCCATGGCGACGGTACCCCGTCACCTGTTTATCCCAGAAGAAAACCGTTCGTATAGTTATTACGATCAACCCGTACCCATTGGTTTTGGACAAACCATCTCTCAGCCTTATATCGTTGCCTTTATGACGGAATTATTACAGGCAGGAAGTAATGACGTTGTACTGGAGGTGGGAACTGGTTCGGGATATCAGGCCGCCATCCTTTCCAGACTGGTAAAGCAAGTCTATACAATAGAAATTATAGAAGATTTGGGCAAAGAAGCCCAGAAGCGACTAAAATTATTAGGCTATACAAATGTAGAAGTCATGATTGGTGATGGTTATAAGGGATGGGCGGAACATGCGCCTTTTGATGCGATTATCGTTACCGCGGCAGCAGAGCATATCCCTCAACCCCTTATTGACCAACTCAAACCCGGTGGTCGCATGATTATCCCCGTGGGAGGCGTTTATGCGGTGCAGGACCTCATGTTGATTACCAAGGATGTCTCCTCAAAGGTCATAAAAGAGTCCATTATTCCAGTCCGTTTTGTTCCTCTTCTCCGGGAAAAATAA
- a CDS encoding response regulator: MAKPRLLLIDDNKNTLDGLVKILKGDGYLVSGVLSGRDALKLLSEESFDIIITDMNMSGMSGLSLIHEVRKRNTPIAIVVVTGSKSVKTAIEAMKYGADDYLTKPVNVNELILVLKKIWDKRQLTIQTQLLKEE, encoded by the coding sequence ATGGCAAAGCCGCGATTATTACTAATAGACGACAATAAAAATACACTGGATGGATTGGTAAAGATACTGAAGGGCGATGGTTATCTTGTTTCCGGCGTTTTATCCGGTCGCGATGCGTTAAAACTGTTATCCGAAGAAAGTTTTGACATCATTATCACAGACATGAATATGTCCGGAATGAGTGGATTATCGCTGATCCATGAAGTGAGAAAGAGGAACACACCAATAGCGATTGTGGTTGTTACCGGGAGTAAATCGGTAAAAACGGCGATAGAAGCCATGAAGTATGGCGCTGACGACTACCTCACGAAACCGGTAAACGTGAATGAGTTAATCCTGGTATTGAAAAAAATATGGGACAAAAGACAGTTAACAATACAAACTCAATTATTAAAGGAGGAATAA
- a CDS encoding ferredoxin, whose translation MKMKTVWFEGDCIKCSMCVEEASGAFDFVKELGPQVKSGVDVALHAEDIKRAADICPTQCIKYQVLLS comes from the coding sequence ATGAAAATGAAAACAGTCTGGTTTGAGGGCGATTGTATTAAATGTTCCATGTGCGTTGAGGAGGCATCCGGGGCATTTGATTTTGTGAAAGAACTTGGTCCTCAGGTGAAATCCGGTGTCGATGTTGCCCTCCATGCTGAGGATATAAAACGAGCTGCTGATATCTGCCCGACCCAGTGCATAAAATATCAGGTATTGCTTTCTTAA
- a CDS encoding sigma-54-dependent Fis family transcriptional regulator, with product MTKPRLLLIDDDKNALNGLVKILTHDGYPVSGVLSGYEALNLLSRKNFDIIITDMKLPGMGGLSLIHEIRKKEVSAAIVVITAYSSVKTAVEAIKCGADDYLTKPINLEELHLVLEKLWERQQLIAQNHILREKLKDKYKSFELVGSTPQMQQIFHMIEDVAPSTASILILGETGTGKELIANAIYSRSERASMPFVALHCAALSEGVLESELFGHEKGAFTGAVQSRKGRFEMADGGTLFLDEVGEMSLKVQVKLLRVLEKGEFERVGGEKTLRVDVRLIAATNRDLEKEVAEGRFREDLFYRLNVITIHLPPLRERRDDIPILSNFFVIKYAKKYKKEIDGFTPDAMEALCAYHWPGNVRELENVVERAIVLCKKNMISVDHLPKNIIPDKEDVSTIKIPLGTSLKEAEKEIIQKTLQMAQGSKKEAAKILGISSRKIEYKVKEWS from the coding sequence ATGACAAAGCCAAGGTTGTTACTTATAGATGATGATAAAAATGCGCTGAACGGATTGGTGAAGATCTTAACGCATGATGGGTATCCTGTTTCCGGCGTTTTATCTGGTTATGAGGCCTTAAATCTTCTCTCCCGGAAAAATTTTGATATCATTATCACGGATATGAAGCTGCCGGGGATGGGGGGATTGTCGCTAATCCATGAGATACGAAAGAAAGAAGTGTCGGCGGCTATCGTGGTTATTACCGCGTACAGCTCCGTAAAAACGGCTGTGGAAGCGATAAAATGCGGTGCCGATGACTATCTGACCAAACCAATCAATCTGGAAGAATTACATTTAGTGTTGGAAAAATTGTGGGAGAGACAGCAGCTGATTGCCCAAAACCACATATTAAGGGAGAAGCTCAAAGATAAGTATAAATCTTTCGAACTTGTTGGAAGTACGCCGCAGATGCAGCAGATATTTCACATGATAGAGGATGTTGCCCCCAGCACGGCTTCGATCCTGATTTTAGGTGAAACGGGGACAGGGAAAGAACTCATTGCCAATGCTATTTATTCCCGAAGCGAAAGGGCGAGCATGCCTTTTGTTGCCTTACATTGTGCTGCATTATCAGAAGGCGTACTGGAAAGTGAACTTTTTGGTCACGAAAAAGGAGCATTTACCGGCGCTGTTCAGTCCAGAAAAGGCCGGTTCGAGATGGCAGACGGAGGCACACTTTTCCTGGACGAGGTGGGTGAAATGAGTTTAAAAGTACAGGTGAAACTCCTTCGCGTTCTGGAGAAAGGTGAGTTTGAGCGTGTCGGCGGTGAAAAAACCCTGAGGGTTGATGTGCGGCTGATTGCAGCGACGAACCGGGACCTTGAAAAAGAGGTTGCGGAGGGGAGATTTCGCGAAGACCTGTTTTATCGGTTAAATGTCATTACGATCCATTTGCCACCATTGAGGGAGAGGAGAGACGATATCCCCATCCTTTCCAATTTTTTTGTTATTAAATATGCCAAAAAGTATAAAAAAGAAATCGACGGTTTTACCCCCGATGCAATGGAGGCGCTTTGTGCGTATCACTGGCCCGGGAATGTGAGGGAACTGGAAAACGTTGTAGAAAGGGCTATTGTATTGTGTAAAAAAAATATGATCTCTGTAGATCATTTACCGAAAAATATTATTCCCGATAAGGAAGATGTTTCAACTATCAAAATCCCCCTGGGAACCTCGTTAAAAGAAGCTGAAAAGGAAATTATACAGAAGACACTCCAGATGGCACAGGGAAGCAAGAAAGAAGCCGCCAAAATACTGGGTATATCAAGTAGAAAAATTGAGTACAAAGTAAAGGAGTGGAGTTAG
- a CDS encoding PAS domain-containing protein translates to MDNNSNAITQILNYALDYASKGIMIQDTNRKVVFFNRACEEITKWPKEEIVGKDCGFIFQCHTSTGMCLTEKYCPGMEIFKGRISQAARELLIRRGDGRESWVETSAAAITDSEGKVTHIVTVIEDISERKRFSDEVIRSKTLSTLGAFTAELAHEIKNPLNAMHIQMMVLEREIRDIPKIQEKSKKELLDTVSVVQKELTRLSGFVEECLHFSKTGELNKRSVDIHGVLDEIVSLLLPQAQLIGIQVELEVASELPKIKVDRDKIKQAILNIMINGVEAMPDGGKLRVSAKHVENEIRIFCQDTGPGIPDEVKDKIFDLFYTTKDGGTGIGLSFAQNVVQAHGGAIRLEPSKKGSKFVIAIPIN, encoded by the coding sequence ATGGATAACAATAGTAATGCAATAACTCAGATCTTGAATTATGCCCTGGACTATGCCAGCAAGGGGATTATGATACAGGATACGAACAGGAAGGTGGTGTTTTTTAATCGTGCCTGTGAGGAGATCACAAAATGGCCGAAAGAGGAGATCGTTGGCAAGGATTGCGGTTTTATTTTTCAATGTCATACCTCGACTGGTATGTGCCTGACGGAGAAATATTGTCCTGGTATGGAGATTTTCAAGGGCAGAATTTCTCAGGCCGCCAGAGAGCTATTGATCAGGCGGGGCGATGGCCGTGAATCCTGGGTGGAGACGAGCGCTGCTGCTATCACCGATAGCGAGGGGAAGGTGACACATATTGTTACCGTTATAGAGGATATTAGTGAAAGAAAAAGGTTCTCGGATGAAGTCATCAGGTCGAAAACCTTGTCCACCCTGGGTGCATTTACTGCAGAATTGGCACACGAAATCAAAAATCCTTTAAATGCCATGCACATCCAAATGATGGTGCTGGAGCGGGAAATACGGGATATTCCAAAAATACAGGAAAAATCAAAAAAGGAATTGCTTGACACGGTTTCGGTGGTTCAAAAGGAACTTACCCGTTTGAGTGGATTTGTCGAAGAGTGTCTGCATTTTTCAAAAACAGGGGAACTCAACAAACGCTCTGTCGATATTCATGGGGTACTCGATGAAATTGTTTCTTTACTCTTGCCTCAGGCGCAATTGATCGGTATTCAGGTGGAATTAGAGGTTGCTTCTGAACTGCCAAAAATAAAGGTGGATAGGGATAAGATCAAGCAGGCGATCCTGAATATCATGATTAACGGTGTCGAGGCGATGCCCGACGGCGGAAAGCTGCGGGTAAGTGCGAAACATGTTGAAAATGAGATACGGATTTTCTGTCAGGATACTGGCCCGGGCATTCCCGATGAGGTGAAAGACAAAATATTTGATTTGTTTTATACCACCAAGGATGGAGGTACCGGGATAGGGCTTTCTTTTGCCCAGAATGTTGTTCAGGCCCATGGAGGAGCGATACGGCTGGAACCATCGAAAAAAGGCAGCAAATTTGTGATTGCGATTCCGATAAATTAG
- a CDS encoding exonuclease: MSIKKVVNSPDANDCFVAIDFETADYGRDSACSVALVRVLNNQIVDKVHFFIRPPRRTFVFTYLHGISWKHVANEPTFGELWPHITEKLAGAKFIAAHNAAFDRSVFMACCQTAALPSPVLPFQCTVRLARKTWNLRHANLPSVCTYLGIPLKHHDAASDAEACARIVIASRLHLNSW, encoded by the coding sequence ATGAGTATTAAAAAAGTAGTAAATAGTCCGGATGCCAATGACTGCTTTGTTGCCATCGATTTTGAGACTGCAGATTATGGTCGCGACAGTGCCTGCTCAGTTGCATTGGTCAGGGTGTTGAACAACCAGATCGTTGATAAGGTGCACTTCTTCATCCGCCCGCCGCGCCGTACGTTTGTGTTTACGTATCTCCACGGAATTTCATGGAAACACGTTGCCAATGAGCCTACATTCGGTGAACTGTGGCCGCATATAACTGAGAAACTTGCAGGTGCTAAATTTATTGCAGCACATAATGCAGCCTTCGACCGTTCAGTCTTCATGGCATGCTGCCAGACCGCTGCCCTGCCGTCACCGGTACTGCCGTTTCAATGCACGGTACGGCTTGCCCGCAAGACATGGAATCTCCGTCATGCAAATTTGCCCAGCGTTTGTACTTATCTTGGCATTCCCCTGAAACACCATGATGCAGCGTCTGATGCCGAGGCCTGTGCCAGGATCGTAATTGCGTCGCGACTGCACTTGAATTCCTGGTAG
- the dinB gene encoding DNA polymerase IV — translation MRRILHADMDAFFAAIEQQRHPELKGKPLVIGNSGDPAKMDLVSTASYEARKFGIYFKMPLKTARELCPHAIFLPADHKEYERISERIKDILGKFCPIMEDAGIDEAFLDISHMDKPVVEIAKEIKKMILNETGLTCSIGIAPNKLLAKMASDMQKPDGITIITEADIESHIWPLPVGKLLGVGPKTEQSLKEMGIETIGDLAAIPMDKLVEKFGKSQGTYLHGASRGMDESPLMTHRETNSKF, via the coding sequence ATGAGACGGATTCTTCATGCAGATATGGATGCGTTTTTTGCAGCGATTGAGCAGCAGAGACACCCTGAACTGAAGGGCAAACCCCTGGTCATTGGTAATAGCGGGGACCCCGCAAAGATGGATTTGGTATCAACTGCATCCTATGAGGCCAGAAAATTTGGGATCTATTTTAAGATGCCATTAAAGACGGCACGCGAGTTATGTCCCCATGCCATCTTTCTTCCCGCAGATCATAAGGAATACGAAAGGATCTCTGAAAGGATAAAAGATATCCTGGGAAAATTCTGTCCCATCATGGAAGATGCGGGCATTGATGAGGCATTTCTCGATATCTCACACATGGACAAACCGGTGGTGGAGATTGCAAAGGAGATAAAGAAGATGATTCTAAACGAAACAGGCCTTACCTGTTCTATTGGAATAGCCCCTAACAAACTCCTTGCAAAGATGGCCTCCGATATGCAAAAACCGGATGGGATCACAATCATTACCGAGGCCGATATTGAAAGCCATATCTGGCCATTACCAGTAGGAAAACTCCTAGGGGTTGGGCCGAAGACAGAGCAATCTTTAAAGGAGATGGGTATAGAAACTATCGGAGATCTTGCTGCAATACCTATGGATAAACTGGTTGAGAAATTTGGAAAATCTCAGGGGACATATCTCCACGGGGCGTCGAGGGGAATGGACGAGAGTCCTCTTATGACCCACCGGGAAACAAATTCAAAATTCTAA
- a CDS encoding transposase: MTYDPDKHHRRSIRLKEYDYSRAGAYFITICTYNKECIFGNVTNSEMQLNEYGMIVENEWVKTAEIRSNIIIDKYIVMPNHVHGIIIILDRGRDTEHRVPTFEQFGRPTSNSIPTIIRSFKAVTKKRINEIRKSYGKTVWQPRFYEHVIRNKDELDKIRQYIIDNLLQWELDKENPDNTKW, from the coding sequence ATGACCTACGACCCGGACAAACACCATCGCAGATCAATCCGATTAAAGGAATACGATTATTCCAGGGCAGGCGCATATTTCATAACAATATGTACGTATAACAAGGAATGTATTTTTGGAAATGTGACGAACAGCGAGATGCAACTAAATGAATACGGGATGATTGTTGAAAATGAATGGGTAAAAACGGCGGAAATACGTTCAAATATTATCATAGATAAATACATTGTGATGCCAAATCATGTGCATGGAATAATCATAATTTTGGACAGAGGTAGGGACACGGAGCACCGTGTCCCTACGTTTGAACAATTCGGCAGACCGACCTCCAATTCCATTCCAACGATAATTCGGTCGTTCAAGGCGGTAACAAAAAAACGGATCAACGAAATCCGAAAATCCTATGGCAAAACAGTATGGCAACCCCGATTTTATGAACATGTTATCCGAAATAAAGATGAACTAGACAAAATCAGGCAATATATTATCGACAATCTCTTACAATGGGAACTTGATAAGGAAAATCCCGATAATACGAAATGGTAG
- a CDS encoding urea transporter produces MATKTLPHADKKHLKPQIAQMTQIFIHDKKFAAIILRGISQIFLLNNVTTGILFLAGIFCNSWTMGIGAIIGVFVGTFTALFLKYDRNDIEQGLYGYNGALVGLAIVCFFGLNIPSVIALFFGSILSSIIRKVMSTGKLPPYTAPFIVSTWIAMFFLVTFKIISLQAVPFSNASNLKIITAVSKGIGQVMFQENMISGIIVFIGILVSSRISAFYALLGSLIGAIIAFLFSFPLTMINVGLFGFNAVLCAIAFSDKRWNYVILATASSIVSVFITYGIMNLGIITLTAPFVISTWIILLIEKNLHL; encoded by the coding sequence ATGGCAACTAAGACATTGCCTCATGCCGATAAAAAGCACCTGAAACCACAGATTGCACAGATGACACAGATTTTCATACATGATAAAAAATTTGCAGCAATAATCCTCAGGGGAATTAGCCAAATATTTTTACTCAATAATGTAACAACGGGCATCTTGTTTTTGGCAGGGATTTTCTGTAACTCCTGGACTATGGGTATTGGTGCGATCATAGGTGTTTTCGTTGGGACGTTTACTGCATTATTTCTTAAATACGACAGAAATGATATTGAACAGGGTCTCTACGGGTATAACGGCGCCCTGGTTGGTTTGGCGATTGTTTGTTTCTTTGGACTCAACATTCCATCTGTCATTGCCCTATTTTTCGGTTCTATCCTATCATCAATCATCAGGAAGGTAATGAGCACAGGGAAATTGCCTCCTTATACCGCGCCGTTCATTGTCTCAACCTGGATCGCAATGTTCTTTCTCGTAACATTTAAGATTATCTCACTGCAAGCAGTACCATTTTCAAATGCAAGTAACCTAAAAATTATTACCGCTGTGAGTAAGGGTATTGGGCAGGTAATGTTTCAGGAAAATATGATTTCCGGTATCATAGTATTTATTGGAATATTGGTAAGTTCAAGGATATCTGCGTTCTATGCACTCTTGGGGTCTTTGATTGGGGCTATTATAGCTTTTCTGTTTTCATTTCCCCTCACTATGATAAACGTAGGCTTGTTTGGTTTTAATGCAGTTTTATGCGCTATCGCATTTTCGGATAAAAGGTGGAATTATGTAATTTTGGCAACAGCATCCAGTATTGTTTCTGTTTTCATAACCTATGGAATCATGAACCTTGGCATAATTACCTTGACCGCCCCATTCGTGATATCTACCTGGATAATTTTATTGATCGAGAAGAATTTACATTTATAA
- the truD gene encoding tRNA pseudouridine(13) synthase TruD, with product MLKIKVKPEDFIVEEVAGLPLQKDGNFRVYLLKKRGWNTVDILKMLSRKFSIPYSYFSYGGKKDKYAFTSQYITIARQGDKKTTPPLSSPSQGEDREGRKKFRIKPPNSRFHAKDKEVRSNSISLHEYPVPTKVDEENYSLSFVGYMDRPMGPDLITGNKFQIVVRNLTENDLTSALHEIDRVKQDGYPNYFDDQRFGSFDARQGFIAEKILKKHYNGALKIYFSSIHPEDSKEEKEHRKFFYENWGNWQECLKGATSKFEKETFRYLEKHPKGFIPILQRISHEKMVLFFSAYQSHIWNEVLRKIIRSVSNDSFMSGNSKTINSSPSTGEIRRGCREKNDHPPLSPRSTERSRRSPIKGGEIISRRPDLKISKGIAGDYVFYMQLGDRSKAYLGTLVIPMPASNIRMPDDFTKNLYSEVLKENNLKSPMFNIRKLRQAFFKGIERKAIVTPEDLSVDSAEDEIYQGKKKLILKFFLPRGCYGTMFIKRLFC from the coding sequence ATGCTAAAGATAAAGGTTAAACCAGAAGATTTTATTGTGGAAGAGGTCGCAGGCCTTCCATTACAAAAAGACGGAAATTTCCGCGTCTATCTCCTCAAAAAAAGGGGATGGAATACCGTTGACATCTTAAAGATGCTTTCCAGGAAATTCAGCATACCGTACTCGTATTTTTCCTATGGCGGCAAAAAGGATAAATATGCCTTTACATCGCAATATATAACAATCGCACGGCAGGGCGATAAAAAAACAACCCCTCCTTTATCCTCCCCTTCGCAAGGGGAGGATAGGGAGGGGAGAAAAAAATTCCGGATTAAGCCCCCGAATTCACGGTTTCATGCAAAAGATAAAGAAGTACGATCAAATTCCATATCACTGCATGAATATCCCGTCCCGACAAAGGTGGATGAGGAGAATTATTCCCTGAGTTTTGTGGGGTATATGGACAGGCCCATGGGACCCGACCTCATAACGGGAAACAAATTTCAAATTGTTGTGAGGAATCTTACAGAAAATGATTTGACGTCAGCATTACATGAGATTGACCGTGTAAAACAAGACGGATACCCTAACTATTTCGATGATCAGCGATTTGGCAGTTTTGATGCCCGGCAGGGATTTATCGCCGAAAAGATTCTTAAGAAACACTATAACGGGGCATTAAAGATATACTTTTCCAGTATCCATCCGGAGGACAGTAAAGAAGAAAAGGAACACAGAAAATTCTTCTATGAAAACTGGGGTAACTGGCAAGAGTGCCTGAAAGGAGCCACGAGCAAGTTTGAAAAAGAAACGTTCAGATATCTGGAGAAGCATCCAAAGGGATTTATTCCGATTCTTCAAAGGATATCCCATGAAAAAATGGTCCTCTTTTTTTCTGCATATCAATCACACATTTGGAATGAAGTTTTACGGAAGATTATTCGATCAGTCAGCAATGATAGCTTCATGTCAGGGAATTCCAAAACGATCAATTCCTCCCCCTCGACGGGGGAGATTAGGCGGGGGTGTAGGGAAAAGAATGATCACCCTCCCCTATCCCCTCGTTCGACTGAGCGCTCACGACGAAGTCCCATCAAAGGAGGGGAAATTATCAGCCGAAGGCCTGATTTAAAAATTTCTAAGGGGATTGCAGGGGATTATGTGTTTTATATGCAATTAGGCGACAGGAGTAAGGCGTATTTAGGCACGTTGGTCATTCCCATGCCCGCATCCAATATCAGGATGCCCGACGATTTTACAAAAAATCTTTATTCAGAGGTGTTAAAGGAAAACAACTTAAAGTCCCCCATGTTTAATATACGAAAATTAAGACAGGCCTTTTTCAAGGGTATCGAAAGGAAGGCAATAGTCACTCCTGAAGACCTTTCGGTTGATTCTGCGGAGGATGAGATTTACCAGGGCAAGAAAAAGTTGATCCTGAAATTCTTTCTTCCGAGGGGATGCTATGGCACCATGTTTATCAAGAGATTGTTCTGTTGA